A section of the Prochlorococcus sp. MIT 1341 genome encodes:
- a CDS encoding RNA methyltransferase, giving the protein MNENIKIVLVEPAGEINVGSVARLCSNFGLNEIRFVSPRCNVVSTQAKRMALKGAALLEKSRSFYSLLDAVSDCTRVVATCARIDHGEIPLEGPSRALPWLLDGVDNGSVAIVFGREDRGLSNDELLLAQRVLKLEMNSEYPSLNLSHAVAIALYELQRFQFDFASHSEKSFKNILATPLQLGDCLEDAEKLLIDVGFLLEHTSKARMSKVRALLNRSEVRPEEVSLIRGMIRQLRWALNSSRS; this is encoded by the coding sequence GTGAATGAAAATATAAAAATTGTTTTAGTTGAGCCAGCTGGGGAGATAAATGTTGGCAGCGTTGCAAGGCTTTGTTCCAATTTTGGCCTTAACGAAATTCGTTTTGTTTCTCCTCGTTGCAATGTCGTTTCTACCCAGGCAAAGAGGATGGCCCTAAAGGGAGCAGCTTTGCTCGAAAAATCAAGAAGTTTCTATTCATTGCTTGATGCGGTTTCTGATTGCACAAGAGTAGTCGCAACATGTGCACGTATTGATCATGGGGAGATTCCTCTTGAGGGCCCTTCAAGAGCCCTCCCTTGGTTGCTAGATGGTGTTGATAATGGTTCCGTTGCAATTGTGTTTGGCAGAGAAGATCGAGGCCTTAGCAATGATGAGTTACTTCTAGCGCAAAGAGTTTTAAAGCTGGAAATGAATTCCGAATACCCATCTTTGAATCTTTCGCATGCTGTAGCTATAGCTTTATATGAATTACAAAGGTTTCAATTTGATTTTGCTTCTCATAGCGAGAAGTCTTTTAAAAATATCCTTGCTACACCTCTTCAGTTAGGAGATTGTCTCGAGGATGCTGAAAAGCTGTTGATCGATGTTGGATTTCTTCTTGAACATACTTCTAAAGCGAGAATGTCCAAGGTTAGAGCTCTTTTGAATCGGTCGGAAGTAAGGCCTGAAGAAGTTTCTCTTATTAGAGGAATGATTCGGCAACTTCGCTGGGCTTTAAATAGCTCTCGCTCTTAA
- a CDS encoding cytochrome c — protein MPGPISVDQPKITRGIGLVRALVVLASITCLILVFWFLLISQKDPYVNAVLEIEGSKRNGAKLYRMNCAGCHGIQAQGLVGPSLNEVAALRTDSELIKQVVSGRTPPMPSFELEEETMADLLAYLHSLS, from the coding sequence GTGCCGGGCCCGATTTCAGTAGATCAACCAAAAATCACTAGAGGCATCGGTCTCGTAAGAGCTCTTGTTGTGCTTGCCTCAATCACATGCCTAATTTTGGTTTTTTGGTTTTTACTTATTTCACAGAAAGATCCATATGTGAATGCCGTCCTGGAGATTGAAGGATCAAAAAGAAATGGCGCAAAGCTATATAGGATGAATTGTGCAGGTTGTCACGGTATACAGGCTCAAGGGCTTGTAGGCCCAAGCCTTAACGAAGTGGCGGCTTTACGAACTGATTCTGAACTCATTAAACAAGTTGTGAGTGGTAGGACCCCCCCTATGCCAAGTTTTGAATTAGAGGAGGAGACTATGGCTGATTTGTTGGCTTATCTCCATTCTTTGTCTTGA
- the petG gene encoding cytochrome b6-f complex subunit V, with product MIEPLLCGIVLGLIPVTLLGLFVAAWNQYRRDSSLVG from the coding sequence ATGATCGAACCTCTTCTTTGCGGCATAGTTCTAGGGTTAATACCCGTTACTCTTCTAGGTCTGTTCGTAGCGGCCTGGAATCAGTATCGTCGAGATAGTTCTCTGGTGGGCTAA
- the hisH gene encoding imidazole glycerol phosphate synthase subunit HisH, producing MVRLGLIDYGMGNMHSVQQAFFRLGRSLELVKSPLDLNQCDALILPGVGSFDPAMGNLEECKLVSPIRNWAKEGKPLLGICLGLQLLFEGSDEGQSEGLGIFKGQVRLLPDDVGERIPHMGWSPLIKRKSCPLFDEGSQDWMYFVHSYAAFPSIDRDIAATTCFGQRKVTAVVWKKRLGACQFHPEKSSLAGQGLLANWLNWLDLGAPAWD from the coding sequence ATGGTTCGCCTTGGCCTAATTGATTACGGCATGGGCAATATGCATTCTGTGCAACAGGCCTTCTTTAGGTTAGGGAGGTCTCTAGAGCTAGTTAAATCTCCTTTGGATCTCAATCAGTGTGATGCATTGATTTTGCCTGGAGTAGGTAGTTTTGATCCCGCAATGGGAAATTTGGAAGAATGCAAATTAGTTTCACCGATTAGAAATTGGGCAAAAGAAGGTAAGCCTCTTCTAGGAATATGCCTTGGTTTGCAATTGTTGTTTGAAGGCAGCGATGAAGGTCAGTCTGAGGGATTGGGAATTTTTAAAGGGCAAGTGAGATTGCTCCCAGATGATGTTGGGGAACGTATTCCCCATATGGGATGGTCTCCTTTGATCAAGAGAAAATCGTGCCCTCTTTTTGATGAAGGGTCACAAGATTGGATGTATTTTGTACATTCATATGCAGCATTTCCTTCGATTGATCGCGATATTGCTGCAACAACATGCTTTGGACAGAGAAAAGTAACTGCTGTTGTATGGAAGAAGCGCTTGGGGGCCTGTCAATTTCACCCTGAGAAGTCTTCTCTTGCTGGACAGGGTCTCTTGGCCAACTGGTTGAATTGGTTGGATTTAGGGGCTCCTGCTTGGGATTAA
- the trxA gene encoding thioredoxin, whose product MSTASAVTDASFEQDVLQSSVPVLVDFWAPWCGPCRMVSPIVDEISKEFEGKIKVFKLNTDENPNVASQYGIRSIPTLMVFKGGQKVDTVVGAVPKATLSATISKYL is encoded by the coding sequence ATGTCAACTGCTTCTGCTGTTACAGATGCCTCTTTTGAGCAGGACGTCCTTCAGAGTTCAGTCCCTGTTTTGGTTGATTTTTGGGCTCCTTGGTGTGGTCCTTGTCGAATGGTTTCACCAATAGTTGATGAAATCTCTAAGGAGTTTGAGGGGAAGATCAAGGTCTTCAAGCTCAATACGGACGAGAATCCAAATGTTGCCAGTCAATATGGAATAAGGAGTATTCCCACATTGATGGTTTTTAAGGGGGGGCAAAAAGTCGACACTGTTGTTGGTGCCGTGCCTAAGGCGACTCTCTCTGCAACAATCTCAAAGTACCTTTGA
- a CDS encoding GuaB3 family IMP dehydrogenase-related protein, giving the protein MNIQLGRSKVVRRAYGIDEIALVPGSRTVDPEVTKTNWTIGGIEREIPIIASAMDGVVDVNMAVSLSKLGALGVLNLEGIQTRYANTSSVLEEISSVGKNDFVQLMQKIYSEPIQKELIRTRIVEIKAKGGIAAVSGTPAAAIKFGEIISKAGADIFFVQATVVSTEHIGPKGREILDLKKLCLEMGIPVVIGNCVTYEVALQLMDAGAAGVMVGIGPGAACTSRGVLGVGIPQATAVADCAAARSDYEKKTGRYVPVIADGGIVTGGDICKCIACGADAVMIGSPIARAEEAPGRGFHWGMATPSPVLPRGTRINVGTTGNLERILRGPALLDDGTHNLLGALKTSMGTLGARTLKEMQNVEVVVAPSLLTEGKVYQKAQQLGMGK; this is encoded by the coding sequence GTGAATATTCAGCTCGGGCGCTCCAAGGTCGTTCGTCGTGCCTATGGAATTGATGAAATCGCATTAGTGCCAGGGAGTCGGACTGTTGACCCCGAAGTCACTAAAACTAACTGGACCATTGGAGGGATTGAACGTGAGATCCCAATTATTGCAAGCGCTATGGATGGAGTTGTGGATGTAAATATGGCAGTTTCTTTAAGTAAATTGGGGGCTCTAGGGGTCTTGAATTTAGAAGGTATACAGACTCGGTATGCCAACACTTCATCTGTATTGGAAGAGATTTCATCAGTAGGGAAGAACGATTTTGTTCAGTTGATGCAAAAAATTTATAGCGAACCCATACAGAAGGAATTAATTCGCACGCGTATAGTTGAAATTAAGGCAAAGGGAGGCATCGCAGCTGTTAGTGGTACCCCTGCAGCTGCAATTAAATTTGGCGAGATTATCTCTAAAGCAGGCGCTGATATTTTCTTTGTTCAAGCAACGGTTGTATCAACTGAACATATAGGTCCAAAAGGTCGAGAAATCCTTGATCTTAAAAAACTATGCTTAGAGATGGGAATACCTGTTGTAATAGGAAATTGCGTTACTTATGAAGTGGCCTTGCAGCTTATGGATGCAGGAGCTGCGGGTGTAATGGTAGGCATTGGCCCTGGTGCTGCTTGCACTTCTAGAGGTGTTCTAGGTGTAGGGATCCCTCAGGCTACGGCTGTAGCAGATTGTGCAGCTGCTCGTTCTGATTATGAAAAAAAGACAGGCAGGTATGTTCCTGTGATAGCTGATGGTGGAATTGTGACAGGCGGGGATATCTGTAAATGTATTGCTTGTGGCGCTGATGCTGTCATGATTGGATCTCCTATTGCTAGAGCGGAGGAGGCCCCTGGCCGAGGTTTTCACTGGGGAATGGCAACGCCTAGTCCAGTATTGCCAAGAGGAACTCGAATAAACGTGGGTACAACAGGAAACCTTGAGCGTATTCTTCGTGGACCAGCTTTGCTTGATGATGGCACCCATAATTTATTAGGTGCTTTGAAGACTTCGATGGGGACTCTTGGGGCAAGAACTCTTAAGGAGATGCAGAACGTAGAAGTGGTTGTAGCACCTTCTCTTCTTACAGAAGGGAAGGTGTACCAAAAGGCACAGCAATTAGGGATGGGAAAGTAA
- the gyrA gene encoding DNA gyrase subunit A codes for MADPLGPSSGGPGDSDDRIIQTDLRNEMSRSYLEYAMSVIVGRALPDARDGLKPVHRRILYAMYELGLTSDRPYRKCARVVGEVLGKYHPHGDTAVYDALVRMAQDFSMQMPLIDGHGNFGSVDNDPPAAMRYTESRLKALTTDSLLEDIESETVDFADNFDGSQQEPTVLPARIPQLLLNGSSGIAVGMATNIPPHNLGELIDGLQALIKNPELEEKQLLEIIPGPDFPTGGQILGRSGIRETYLAGRGSVTMRGVANIETIEATGRPDRDAVIVTELPYQTNKAALIERIAEMVNEKKLEGISDIRDESDRDGMRIVVELRRDAYPQVVLNNLFKLTPLQSNFSAHLLALVNDEPILLTLRKMLQVFLDFRVETVERRTKYLLRRAEERDHILLGLLLALNQLDPIIALIRAASDTATAKNQLQEQHGLTAIQSDAILQMQLRRLTALEADKIRLEHEDLLKKITDYKDILDRRERVFGIIQEELTKLREKYYTPRRTEILDLGAGLEDIDLIANERSVVLLTETGYLKRMPVSEFESTSRGTRGKAGTRSQAEEAVKLFISCNDHDTLLLFSDRGVAYALPTYRVPQCSRTAKGTPVVQLLPIPREEAITSLLSVSSFEEDNYLLMLTQGGFIKRTPLSAFSKIRSNGLIAIGLEDGDSLTWVRLALSGDSVLIGSKAGMTIHFRVSDEELRPLGRTARGVKAMNLRLNDSLVSMDVLPIELADQIAQSLEDDLSESNENNSLNVNDGPWVLVASASGLGKRVPVTQFRLQRRAGMGLRAIKFRREGDELVGLKVLGPGEELLLVSERGVIVRTSADKVPQQSRAATGVRLQKLDQGDRLSEVVLVPQKIEADEDEEKTEQDNAPPSQAADSSKD; via the coding sequence ATGGCTGATCCATTGGGACCAAGTAGCGGCGGTCCCGGAGATTCCGACGACCGGATCATCCAAACTGACCTACGAAATGAAATGTCGCGCTCCTACCTGGAGTACGCGATGAGTGTGATCGTTGGTAGAGCCCTGCCAGACGCGAGAGATGGTTTAAAGCCTGTTCACAGGCGAATCCTCTATGCAATGTACGAGTTAGGGCTTACCAGCGATAGGCCTTATCGAAAATGTGCCCGTGTCGTAGGCGAGGTACTTGGTAAATATCACCCACATGGGGATACAGCTGTATATGACGCCCTTGTGCGAATGGCGCAAGACTTCTCAATGCAGATGCCATTAATTGATGGGCATGGAAATTTTGGATCTGTTGACAACGATCCACCTGCAGCAATGAGATATACAGAATCACGCCTAAAGGCGCTTACAACTGACAGTCTTCTAGAAGATATCGAATCCGAAACAGTAGATTTTGCTGATAACTTTGATGGTTCACAACAAGAACCTACTGTTTTACCGGCAAGAATTCCACAACTGCTTCTAAATGGATCATCAGGAATAGCAGTTGGAATGGCAACAAACATTCCTCCCCATAATCTTGGTGAGCTTATTGATGGACTGCAAGCACTAATAAAAAATCCCGAATTAGAGGAAAAACAACTTTTAGAAATAATACCTGGACCAGATTTTCCAACAGGGGGACAGATTCTAGGAAGAAGTGGCATTCGCGAAACATATCTTGCAGGCAGAGGGTCCGTAACAATGCGAGGCGTGGCAAACATAGAAACCATTGAAGCGACTGGTCGGCCAGATCGCGACGCAGTAATCGTTACAGAATTGCCATACCAAACAAATAAAGCAGCACTTATAGAAAGAATTGCAGAAATGGTTAACGAAAAAAAACTCGAAGGAATCTCGGATATCCGAGACGAAAGTGACAGGGACGGCATGAGAATAGTTGTCGAACTTAGAAGAGATGCCTATCCACAAGTAGTTCTGAATAACCTATTCAAACTAACTCCTTTGCAAAGTAACTTTAGTGCGCATCTATTGGCTTTAGTAAATGATGAGCCAATTTTGCTTACCCTGCGCAAAATGTTGCAAGTTTTTCTAGACTTTAGAGTTGAAACTGTTGAAAGACGAACTAAATACCTACTAAGAAGAGCTGAAGAAAGAGATCACATTTTACTTGGATTACTATTAGCACTTAACCAATTAGACCCAATAATTGCACTTATTCGAGCTGCTTCTGATACTGCAACTGCAAAGAATCAATTACAAGAGCAACATGGCCTAACAGCAATTCAATCAGATGCAATTCTTCAGATGCAGCTTCGTAGGTTAACGGCATTAGAAGCTGATAAAATCAGACTGGAACATGAAGACCTGCTGAAAAAAATCACAGACTACAAAGATATTCTGGATCGTCGAGAAAGAGTTTTTGGGATCATTCAAGAAGAGCTAACTAAACTTCGTGAAAAGTACTACACGCCAAGAAGAACTGAAATTCTCGATTTAGGGGCTGGCCTTGAGGATATTGATCTTATTGCTAATGAGCGTTCTGTAGTTCTTCTTACTGAAACAGGCTATCTAAAACGAATGCCTGTAAGTGAATTTGAATCTACCAGCAGAGGAACAAGAGGAAAAGCTGGGACAAGGAGTCAAGCTGAAGAAGCAGTAAAACTATTTATCAGTTGCAATGATCATGACACTCTTCTTTTATTTAGCGATAGAGGAGTGGCATATGCACTCCCTACTTATCGAGTTCCTCAATGTAGTCGCACTGCAAAAGGCACCCCTGTAGTCCAACTATTGCCAATCCCTAGAGAAGAGGCAATTACGTCTCTTCTATCTGTTTCATCATTTGAGGAAGACAACTACCTTTTAATGCTTACTCAAGGTGGTTTTATTAAACGAACTCCACTCTCAGCCTTTAGCAAAATCCGATCAAATGGACTGATTGCGATTGGTCTTGAAGATGGGGATTCTCTTACTTGGGTCAGGCTTGCTCTTTCTGGGGATAGTGTTCTTATTGGTTCAAAAGCTGGAATGACTATTCATTTTCGGGTCAGTGATGAAGAGCTCAGACCACTTGGCAGAACTGCTCGTGGAGTAAAAGCCATGAACTTGCGCTTGAATGACTCCTTAGTAAGCATGGACGTCCTTCCCATAGAATTAGCCGATCAAATTGCTCAGTCACTAGAAGATGATTTAAGCGAGAGCAATGAAAACAATTCTTTGAACGTTAATGATGGGCCATGGGTTCTAGTTGCTTCTGCCAGTGGTCTTGGGAAAAGAGTTCCCGTAACACAATTTCGACTTCAAAGACGGGCAGGGATGGGGCTACGTGCAATAAAGTTCCGCAGGGAGGGAGACGAGCTAGTTGGCCTAAAAGTGTTAGGACCTGGAGAAGAGCTACTGCTGGTTAGTGAACGAGGAGTGATTGTAAGAACAAGTGCGGATAAAGTTCCTCAACAATCCAGAGCGGCTACAGGGGTTAGGCTCCAAAAGCTGGATCAAGGAGATCGGCTATCAGAAGTAGTTCTTGTCCCACAGAAAATCGAGGCTGATGAAGACGAGGAAAAAACTGAACAAGACAATGCTCCTCCTTCTCAAGCAGCAGACTCTTCCAAAGACTGA
- the crtL gene encoding lycopene beta cyclase: protein MKLINFSEVLVMGAGPAALCIVAELVEQGLNVTALASHTPDKPWPNTYGIWAEEVESLGLESLLGHRWSNTVSYFGDGIGRQGKNPTIHNFDYGLFDQNSLQQSLLKRCRNLSWNLETAEEIRVLGTETEVLCKSGKKYKARLVIDASGHRSRFIRRPDHGPVAEQAAYGVVGRFSSPPVSKDQFVLMDFRPNHLTEKEKCEPPSFLYAMDFGDDIFFAEETSLACSPPLSWNILRERLQRRLSSRGIEIKEILHEEHCLFPMNLPLPDRNQPLLAFGGAASMVHPASGYMVGALLRRAPALGAELALAMSVKPSLDSSALAKKGWEVLWSPELVNRHRLYQFGLRRLMSFKEDELRDFFATFFRLPRKDWSRFLANTLPLPKLILVMLKLFWIASWRVRRGMVFGIPSSSS, encoded by the coding sequence CTGAAATTGATCAATTTTTCCGAAGTACTTGTAATGGGAGCTGGGCCTGCGGCCCTTTGTATTGTTGCTGAACTAGTTGAACAAGGACTAAATGTCACCGCTCTTGCATCACATACACCAGATAAGCCGTGGCCAAATACCTATGGAATATGGGCAGAGGAAGTTGAATCGCTAGGTTTGGAATCGCTACTAGGACATCGCTGGAGCAATACAGTTAGCTATTTTGGTGACGGTATTGGTAGACAAGGGAAAAATCCAACTATCCATAACTTTGATTATGGACTGTTTGATCAGAACTCGTTGCAACAATCACTCCTCAAACGATGCCGAAATCTTAGTTGGAATCTTGAAACAGCTGAAGAAATAAGGGTTTTAGGTACAGAAACTGAGGTCCTATGTAAATCGGGGAAAAAATATAAGGCAAGACTTGTTATTGATGCAAGTGGACATCGTAGTCGATTTATACGACGTCCTGACCATGGTCCAGTTGCTGAGCAAGCTGCCTATGGAGTGGTTGGCCGATTCAGCTCTCCACCAGTCAGCAAGGATCAATTTGTATTGATGGATTTCAGACCAAACCACCTAACAGAAAAAGAAAAATGTGAACCACCCTCATTTCTTTATGCCATGGATTTTGGAGATGACATTTTCTTTGCCGAAGAAACATCCTTAGCATGTTCACCTCCCTTGTCTTGGAATATTCTTAGAGAAAGGTTGCAAAGACGTCTTTCATCTAGAGGCATTGAGATAAAGGAGATTCTTCACGAAGAGCATTGTCTTTTTCCAATGAATCTACCCCTCCCTGACAGGAATCAACCTCTTCTAGCCTTTGGGGGCGCTGCAAGCATGGTCCATCCTGCCTCTGGATACATGGTAGGGGCACTTTTGCGCCGAGCGCCGGCTTTAGGTGCAGAGCTTGCTTTAGCCATGTCCGTTAAACCTAGTCTTGACTCATCAGCCTTAGCTAAAAAAGGATGGGAAGTCCTATGGTCCCCAGAGCTAGTAAATCGCCATCGCTTATATCAATTCGGACTTCGTCGTCTTATGAGTTTTAAAGAAGATGAATTAAGAGATTTCTTTGCAACTTTTTTCCGTTTACCCAGAAAAGATTGGTCACGTTTTTTGGCAAACACCCTGCCACTTCCTAAGCTTATATTGGTTATGTTGAAACTTTTCTGGATAGCATCATGGCGAGTACGTAGAGGTATGGTTTTCGGAATACCTAGTTCAAGTAGCTAA
- a CDS encoding glycoside hydrolase family 57 protein, with the protein MSKGQLALVLHAHLPYVRSENPTSLEADWYFQALIECYLPLLELLEESHAAEDQFPHMTLGISPTLLSLLADKELQERFQPWVLLRLDLLKEAPPQLYNAANHLSKRIKKQLLHWQSINGDLISRFSFLQKEGVLDLLTCAATHGYLPLLREHPEAVRAQLLTAVREHSRLIGSPPLGIWLPECAYYEGLDKLMYEVGLRYAVLDGHGLLNANPRPRYGIYAPICSTKGVAFFGRDAESTFPVWSSREGYPGDSSYREFHRDLGWDFPKEKLQEIGINEPRPLGLKLYRVTGVSTPLENKAPYEPDLASSLVKDHARDYLQGRKSQLKQLKTSMVVNPLLVAPFDAELFGHWWFEGPEFLSELFRQAPRENISFTRLVDSLSNSPRLQLSDPSPSSWGQGGYHHYWLNETNAWVIPEWSKAGKAMIECCDRFNGIGGEKDRLLRQAARELLLAQSSDWSFILRAGTTTQIAKERIHRHLQRFWSLVNAANDKEDLSDSLLLRFENEDCLFPFVDPRDWTPMRN; encoded by the coding sequence GTGTCCAAAGGACAACTAGCTCTTGTTTTACACGCGCATCTCCCCTATGTGCGTTCTGAGAATCCAACTTCTTTAGAAGCTGATTGGTATTTTCAAGCACTGATTGAGTGTTATTTGCCTTTATTGGAGTTGCTTGAGGAATCTCATGCAGCCGAGGATCAGTTCCCTCATATGACTCTGGGGATTTCGCCCACACTTCTTTCTTTATTAGCTGATAAGGAGCTTCAAGAGAGATTCCAGCCTTGGGTTTTACTTAGACTTGACCTTTTAAAGGAGGCGCCCCCACAGCTTTACAACGCAGCTAATCACCTTTCTAAGAGGATTAAGAAGCAATTGCTCCATTGGCAATCTATTAATGGAGACCTGATAAGTCGGTTTTCGTTTTTACAGAAAGAAGGAGTCTTAGATCTTTTGACATGCGCTGCCACTCATGGATATCTTCCTCTCTTGAGGGAGCATCCTGAAGCGGTTCGAGCTCAATTATTAACTGCTGTTAGAGAACATAGCAGGCTTATAGGTTCTCCACCATTAGGAATATGGCTACCTGAATGTGCTTATTACGAGGGCTTGGATAAGTTGATGTATGAGGTGGGTTTACGTTATGCAGTTTTAGATGGTCATGGTTTGCTTAATGCCAACCCTCGACCTCGTTATGGCATTTATGCTCCAATTTGTAGCACTAAAGGGGTAGCATTTTTTGGAAGAGATGCCGAATCCACTTTCCCTGTTTGGTCCTCTAGAGAAGGGTATCCCGGAGATTCCTCTTATCGTGAATTTCATAGAGATCTTGGTTGGGACTTTCCAAAAGAAAAACTTCAAGAAATTGGAATTAATGAACCAAGACCCTTAGGCCTCAAGCTTTATAGAGTTACTGGAGTCTCAACTCCTCTTGAGAATAAGGCTCCTTATGAACCTGATTTGGCAAGTTCTCTTGTGAAAGATCATGCAAGAGATTATTTACAAGGGCGGAAAAGCCAATTGAAGCAATTGAAAACATCTATGGTAGTTAACCCTTTGTTAGTGGCCCCATTTGATGCTGAGCTTTTTGGACATTGGTGGTTTGAAGGCCCAGAGTTTTTGTCTGAACTTTTTCGTCAAGCCCCAAGAGAAAACATCTCCTTTACGCGTTTAGTGGATTCGCTCTCAAATTCTCCTCGATTACAGTTAAGTGATCCATCGCCATCGAGTTGGGGACAAGGGGGGTATCACCATTATTGGCTTAATGAAACTAATGCTTGGGTTATTCCTGAGTGGAGCAAGGCTGGAAAGGCAATGATTGAATGTTGTGATCGTTTCAACGGTATAGGAGGAGAAAAGGATCGTCTTTTGAGGCAGGCAGCCAGAGAATTGCTTCTCGCTCAGTCCTCTGATTGGAGCTTTATTCTTAGGGCTGGAACCACTACTCAAATAGCCAAAGAGCGTATCCATAGACACCTCCAACGTTTCTGGAGCTTAGTTAATGCAGCTAATGACAAGGAAGATCTCTCGGATTCTTTGCTTTTAAGATTTGAGAACGAAGATTGTCTTTTCCCATTTGTTGATCCAAGAGATTGGACTCCTATGAGGAATTAG
- a CDS encoding 2-isopropylmalate synthase: protein MAKDPGRVLIFDTTLRDGEQSPGASLNQEEKLAIAQQLARLGVDVIEAGFPFASQGDFAAVNRIADQVGGGEGPIICGLARASSKDIKACAEAIAPARNKRIHTFIATSDIHLEHKLKKSRDEVLEIVPEMVSYAKSFVDDVEFSCEDAGRSDPEFLYQVIETAISSGANTINIPDTVGYTTPSEFGELISNINKKVPNIDEAIISVHGHNDLGLAVANFLEAVKCGARQLECTVNGIGERAGNAALEELVMGLHVRRHYFNPFFGRESNSPTPLTAVRTEEITKTSRLVSNLTGMVVQPNKAIVGANAFAHESGIHQDGVLKNRLTYEIVDAQTVGLTDNRISLGKLSGRSAVRARLEELGYDLTRDDLNEAFARFKDLADRKRDITDRDLEAIVSEQVQQPEARFQLHLVQVSCGNSIKPTATVTLSDQNGPERSTAAVGTGPVDAVCRALNSLAGEPNELIEFSVKSVTEGIDAMGEVTIRLRRNNKLYSGHSADTDVVVAAAQAFVNALNRLVAKESSLAIHPQKDDLISDESISGI from the coding sequence ATGGCAAAGGATCCAGGACGAGTTCTAATTTTTGATACCACCCTCCGGGATGGAGAGCAATCCCCTGGGGCAAGCTTGAATCAGGAAGAAAAATTAGCCATAGCTCAACAACTTGCCAGACTGGGCGTTGATGTTATAGAAGCAGGCTTTCCTTTTGCTAGCCAAGGAGACTTTGCTGCAGTAAACCGTATTGCCGACCAGGTCGGTGGAGGTGAAGGACCCATTATTTGCGGGCTAGCAAGAGCATCCAGCAAAGACATCAAAGCCTGCGCTGAAGCAATTGCTCCAGCACGCAACAAACGAATTCATACCTTCATTGCTACTAGCGATATTCATCTAGAACACAAACTAAAAAAATCTAGAGATGAAGTTCTTGAAATAGTTCCTGAAATGGTTTCCTATGCAAAATCTTTTGTAGATGATGTTGAATTCTCCTGTGAAGATGCTGGAAGGAGCGATCCAGAATTCTTATATCAAGTTATAGAAACAGCTATCTCTTCAGGCGCAAATACTATCAATATCCCTGACACTGTTGGATATACAACTCCATCAGAATTTGGGGAGTTAATTTCGAATATCAACAAAAAAGTTCCAAATATTGATGAAGCGATAATTTCTGTACATGGTCACAATGACTTAGGATTAGCAGTCGCAAATTTCCTTGAAGCAGTTAAATGTGGTGCAAGACAACTTGAATGTACTGTTAATGGGATAGGAGAAAGAGCAGGCAATGCCGCTCTAGAAGAATTGGTAATGGGACTGCATGTTAGACGTCATTATTTCAACCCATTCTTTGGTAGAGAGTCAAACAGTCCAACTCCATTAACAGCAGTTCGTACTGAAGAAATCACGAAAACCTCACGACTAGTTTCTAATCTCACTGGAATGGTTGTTCAACCCAACAAGGCCATTGTTGGAGCCAATGCTTTTGCTCATGAGTCAGGTATTCATCAAGATGGTGTACTAAAGAACCGACTTACCTATGAAATAGTTGATGCGCAAACAGTTGGCTTAACAGATAATCGAATCTCCTTAGGCAAACTAAGCGGCAGAAGTGCAGTAAGAGCAAGACTCGAAGAACTTGGTTATGACCTTACTCGGGATGACCTAAATGAGGCATTTGCACGTTTCAAAGATCTTGCAGATAGAAAACGAGACATCACTGATAGAGACCTTGAGGCAATTGTTAGTGAACAAGTTCAACAACCGGAGGCTCGTTTTCAATTACACTTAGTTCAAGTCAGTTGCGGAAACAGCATAAAGCCCACTGCAACAGTGACTCTCAGCGATCAAAACGGACCAGAAAGAAGTACTGCTGCTGTAGGCACTGGACCAGTAGATGCTGTATGTCGAGCTCTAAATTCACTGGCTGGTGAACCCAATGAATTGATCGAATTCTCTGTGAAATCTGTTACCGAAGGAATAGATGCAATGGGTGAAGTAACAATCCGGCTTCGGAGAAATAACAAACTCTACTCAGGGCATTCAGCAGATACAGACGTGGTAGTGGCCGCAGCTCAAGCCTTCGTAAATGCACTGAATAGGCTTGTCGCCAAAGAATCATCCCTCGCAATTCATCCTCAAAAAGATGATTTAATCTCAGACGAATCTATTTCAGGTATATAG